A window from Chrysemys picta bellii isolate R12L10 chromosome 20, ASM1138683v2, whole genome shotgun sequence encodes these proteins:
- the LOC122172998 gene encoding B-cell receptor CD22-like, whose product MEALLLLALSILTGAGCHDWGVTLPVGSLTGWSGSCVTIPCSYTYPERQLVRAVTWSRDNERIVQLTAAAGQGYDKAERAQFLGDLQHNCTLSLNPLALGDGGAYSFEFQTQSQSWRSPRAVCLTVSEHPCRVKHSITRTAGALNGNLICSISESCASSGLHWYDGAVARILEETEAGKSNRLRMRIIWQHRGAALECRVQGYQNRCLPKGFQPPATGRPPRLKVLVDMDGPGPIREGDSFTLRCVEDSGSLDQVYFWIHNEELHGAPLSRLKGQPCLTGAITPA is encoded by the exons ATggaggccctgctgctgctggccctctCCATCCTGACCG GTGCCGGCTGCCACGACTGGGGGGTGACCCTGCCCGTGGGCTCCCTGACCGGATGGAGCGGCTCATGCGTGACGATCCCTTGCTCTTACACCTACCCCGAGAGGCAGCTCGTCAGAGCCGTGACCTGGAGCCGGGACAACGAGAGAATTGTGCAGCTCACCGCAGCAGCGGGGCAGGGCTATGACAAGGCCGAGCGCGCCCAGTTCCTGGGTGACCTGCAGCACAACTGCACCCTGAGCCTCAACCCGCTGGCGCTCGGCGACGGGGGCGCCTACTCCTTTGAGTTCCAGACCCAGAGCCAAAGCTGGAGAAGCCCCCGAGCCGTCTGCCTCACGGTGTCAG AACATCCCTGCAGGGTCAAACATAGCATTACTAGGACCGCCGGAGCCCTGAACGGCAACTTGATCTGCTCCATCTCCGAGAGCTGCGCCTCCTCCGGCCTGCATTGGTACGACGGAGCCGTCGCGCGGATCCTGGAGGAAACTGAAGCTGGCAAAAGCAATAGGCTGAGGATGCGCATCATCTGGCAGCACCGGGGGGCGGCGCTGGAGTGCCGGGTGCAGGGCTACCAGAATAGGTGCCTCCCCAAAGGGTTCCAGCCTCCAGCTACAG GCCGGCCCCCCCGCCTGAAGGTCCTGGTGGACATGGACGGCCCAGGCCCGATCAGGGAGGGCGACTCGTTCACGCTGAGATGTGTGGAGGACAGCGGGTCGCTGGACCAGGTCTACTTCTGGATTCACAACGAGGAGCTGCACGGGGCCCCTCTCAGCAGATTGAAGGGGCAACCTTGTCTCACGGGGGCAATTACACCTGCATGA